The bacterium genomic interval GTGCCGCCACGCTTCTTCAGAGCGATCTCGACCTTGGTCTGGAGATCCTGAGTCAGTCGCTCCATGGCAGCTCGGGTATGGACGTCGAGCTCCTTTCTCCTCTTCCTGGCTCTGGCGGCGGCTTTGGGCCTGGCGGCCAGCGCTTCGAGGTCGCGCGCCGTCAGCCCTTCCGCGATCGCCCGTTCGGCGATCTCGATCTGCCGAGAAGGATCTGGGATGGCGAGCAACGGCCGAGCCTGCCCCGCCGTCAAGCTGCCGTCACGGATGAAATCCTGGATCGTCTCCGGCAGGCGCAGAAGCCGGAGCGCGTTGGTGACCGTCGTACGTCCCTTGCCGACGCGGCCGGCGATCTCCTCCTGGGATAGCTCGAACCTCTCTCCCAGCATGCGATAGGCTTCAGCTTCCTCGATCGCGTTCAGATCGGCACGCTGGACGTTCTCGACCAGAGCCAGCTCCAGCAACTGCCGGTCGTCATCGATCTGCCG includes:
- a CDS encoding ParB/RepB/Spo0J family partition protein; this translates as MSTKRRGLGRGLDALLGAEPKALDEAAPAAGVGISVDQLEPNRFQPRSAFDDAGLDELAESIRAQGVVQPIVVTPKGPDSYTIVAGERRWRAARRAGLEKVPVVVRQIDDDRQLLELALVENVQRADLNAIEEAEAYRMLGERFELSQEEIAGRVGKGRTTVTNALRLLRLPETIQDFIRDGSLTAGQARPLLAIPDPSRQIEIAERAIAEGLTARDLEALAARPKAAARARKRRKELDVHTRAAMERLTQDLQTKVEIALKKRGGTIRIHFHSEEELIRLYDRLMQRKK